Part of the Zingiber officinale cultivar Zhangliang chromosome 8A, Zo_v1.1, whole genome shotgun sequence genome, TAGAGTACTCGATTATGCTTAATAATTGGGTTCAGATTGCATTTAGGGTTATTTACAATTGCAGGTAGTCATGCATACCTATATATTTTACCCATTCAAGTTAGGTCCCTATGGATACTCACAGTTTTGAGTACTTATTCATCACCAAAGCAAGCATATAAATGGGTTTGGTAGTGGtataaattattcaaaaaatGCGGAAGTATCTGATCAACTGCCATACTATCCTCACTTTGTTTATATGACAAAGATATGCAATGTGGTTATTCCTTTAGGTAAAATATCTTTATCATAAAAGGGAACAAACATTATGAGAGAATTATGGCAACTTAAGCCTTCCACTTTATCTCCTGATTTCGAAAGACAGTGTTTCATGATTAAGCTGATAAGCATGTTTGGTTGCCTAAAGTGAGTTACAGCTTGTTTGTTCCTTCAACAATATATGATTTTGTTCAGTTTTCTTTTTAACACTTTAGGATAAGATGGGCAGCCCTTCTTCAACAGCCAACATTTCCATGGCTCCTACATTGCTAACAGGGAATCATATGAAGATCCAGGATAGTATACCATCTGAAGGTTGGTTTTGGGGCACTGAGTCATATCCTGAAATTTTTGCACAACATACTAAGAGATGCAGTTTTTGACTCTTTCTTATTCAGTTTGAATTACTGTGGATATGCTTGTCATGATAGTTTCCACCTTCTACTAGATgcacttgttttatttttattttttttattttttaagtttgacACTATAGAATGCTTGTTTGTGTGCCTATGATGCCGTCATTATTTCAGATTATTTTTTTGAATCTATCGTAATGTTCAATCATTCTAAGTTATGCATACTACCCAATCTGCTACATCTAGATTGTGAGAATACATATTCTAGTCCCTATATAGCAAGCATAGCTAGGCCAAATAAGGTTGGAAGAGGCTAGAACTTAGTACACTGTCAGATGATACACACAAACACCTTAGATATCACAAGGAACAAATGAGACACATTAGCTTCACAACTATTAACAAAGAAAGGGGACGGGCACATGGGTGTGACTTGTGAGTTTACTGAACTTTATCGGATGCAAGTCAAAGAACAAACTGTGCTCGCTGAAATAATAACTCAGAAATATTCATTACTAAGGTTCCATAtttaacaaagaaaaaaaaaaagggaaaacttGGTGGCGCAATAGCATAAGCAATTAACAACAAAGGTTTCTTAATTTTCTTGAATACTGGGTGGATTTAAATTATCCTGTTATGCCATCTTTAAATATTCGATGCCTCATTCCATGCTTTCCAGCAGTTATGCACTGGTGCTATGCTTGGTTCACAGAATGGAATTGATGGGCGACTAAATTGATAAGGAATGTAGTGTGAATATATATTTCCTAGTTTGGTTCATGGAGTATTATTGAATCATTTTCATTTCTATGTTTGGTTGATAGCAATTTTATAAGTAATAGACGAGTAATAAGTCTCCACATTGATAAAATATTCCTAAACACACAATAGTTCGCCTGATGCATCCACGCTCTTGGCCAACCTGTTCAACTGTTCTATCCAATTCGACTTAGTTTGCTATGCTCACCTTACCTGCGTGATCTGTCTAGCCTGCCCATCCCACTTCTGTTTTGCACATTCAAAATATGGATTTCTTGGAAAATTGAATAGAGTagaaatataaattatttgaagaATTGAATAAGTAGGAATGGGCATTCCTTAATGAGAGTAAAGAATagttaaagaaagataataagaGAATAACAAGTTTATGGGAGTTTTTATATCTGAGTTCATTTTTAACCCTTTCTAACTAGAGTTTCTATTTATTCCATGAGAATTTATTGGGAATGGATTAACTATTCCTTCCTTTGAACCAAATGTGCATATCTGTACCTTTTTTATTAGCTTTCCTTGATTCCTTTGTAACTAGTGTTATATGTTGTTTCTCTTGTATTAGTTTGTCAATGCCTTTCGACTTCCATTCGTATTGTAATTATTTGTTTATTCCTTGTCTTACAGCTCCCTCTTTAGAGCATATTTTGGATGAAAATAATAAACTTATGGATGCAATTGCAAAAAATATTGACAGAGGCATGGTATGTTTTCTTATCCTTTTGTTGCTTTTCTATGATTCTATTCTGAGTCACATTTTGTTTCCTTGACAAGATTTTAAATGTTTAAACTAATATGACAAGAAGCAAAAAAATGAGCTCCTTTCTTTTTTGTTATGAGAATTTAAAATTCCCTGCAGGTTTATCTTTGAGTATGTTTAACTTGAGATTCATTATTTTTCTATAAGTAACACAATTATTAGTTGGTGGAATAATTAGTCCATTCCTGTGTAACTGAGAGTAAAGGGTAGCTCCGTGGCTTGTTTACCTGAATGATGGATTTAAAGGAGTAATTTTTCATATGAATTATTTTCTTTACATACCCCCTCTCCTCTTCCATCCTCCTCATCCACCCATGGAAACAAGTGATTAAGGACATTTTCTTGTGCAGGATTAGCATAAAATATACTCATAGACCCATTGTAGCTTaagtaatcatttaattaagaTAGTGAAATGATAGTGTTATAAAAAAGTGTAGATGGTGTTTGAGATTTTATGGTTAGATCCCTTGGTAACTTGCTAAGTGGTTGTATAATCTACAAGTTTGTCAAAGGATAAACAGAAGGTTCAAAAGTTTGTGATATATGCATGTTATATTCTAGAAGCTAGGTTTCTAATTGTCTAGATAACTAAGTAATCATGGAGGCGTAGACTGCAAAAGTTCAGTTCTTTGTAATTCTTATTTGTTTATTAtctattttttattctttttaaattGGTAATGTGCAAACTCTTGATGGTTTCTAGTCCATTTTTAGTAAATCTTAAGAGATTCTAGGTTACTGACGTAAGTCACGTCGCTAATTTTTTGTACACTCCTGAGATTGCAGCTAGAAGAGAACATTAATCTTTTTCATTATGTGAAAAATAACATCTCGATCATTGAGAATAGGTAAGGTGCTTCTCTCTTTCTCCCTCTTCTGGCTTACTTCAATCACATGAGATAGTATGCAAGCAAAATAATAATTTGTAATGTGTTGCAATTCTGTCTGCAGAATATGTGTAATGTCGACAACAATTAATAAATTTCCTGGATCCATGAGACAAATGCCTATCCTGAGGGTATCTATAAACGATGAGCTTCTAGCCAGTCTTATCAATCACACTAACAATGTAAGATCCTATGCTGCTCTTTTATTTTGGGTTAATGCTAAATCTAGCATGGGCTTTTATGGTTTTAACAAGTCCAGCATGAATTCTCATTTTCAACAAATCCTGTGTACTTTTATTTGTGTAACAAATCTAGCCAATGCAAATTTCAATAACAAgtttttagttaattatttaagttaCACCCGTGTTAGACCATCTAATGACAAATGTGTCGTAAACTAACAATTCATATTTACTaacattattaaaataaataaacttctattattctttaaattttttgagaAAACAATATTTGCAATTATAATATCAacgtatgacatgatatgatgaTTCATCAAAACAATGTCATACAATGTTTAAGTCAAAAGGAGATTAGATTTGTTACAAATATAGAAAGTATGTGcataaatttgttaaaaaaagAACCTCATGTGAGATCCTCCAAAACCACAATCCTTTAAAATACACTGCAAGAAATGTGCTTACCTCGCCTTTTATAAGTCAATGACTATTGGATGAGCGCAAGTTTCATGTACAAATTAGTTAGAACTTGAGCTTTGAGTATGATACTTGATCCAACTTTATTTGATAATTCTGCTTCTAGTAGTGTTTGGATGCTCGTTGGATTTTCATCAATTTTATAAAACTAATCCAGAGCCCACGAGTAAAGTTCAATAAACTTTTCAGATATAGGGAAAAGAAAAACGAAATCTGAGTTCTCATTCTATTCAGTTACCATAATTATCAATTGACATCACTTGTTTCGAGTGTTTTCCAAGCACTCCATTCTGACATTCGACTCTGGACTCATTTCATTTTGTTAATGCAAATATCATGGTTTACTGATCTACGATTGACGCTATACAGTATCATACTAACATTTTAATTTCAGAACATTACAGGTGCTCTGCCAATGAACAACTACCAGTTGGACACAATTTGCATCACACCTAACATAAGAGGATTCAGGGAGCACACATAAGCTCTCAGAAAACGCTACCAATTCTATCAGCTTCCTCCATTCATCGTCTGTCTAACGAGGAGGCCCTCATCAAGTAGTCAGCAATGACACCGAACCATGGAATGCGGAGTTTGGCAATGAAGTCTCTTTGAAGCTAAATTGCAACCTGACTAACTCCTTTTTTTGGGTCTAAATTTTGTATGTTTTTGCTGGATAGTTGGAGGTTCTTTCGAGTGTGAAAAATATAATGGTGTTTAATCCTTGAAGCATGGATAAGTGAATATAGTGGCCAGATGTTTCTTGATGATCACCGATGCTTCATGGGCTTGTGCTTGTTTGTTTGTTCAACAGAAAAGTTACTTAGAACAGAATTCATGCACCTTAAAGCTCATCTTATGTTTATAACTACTCACCACTTCAAGTTTTTAGAGGTCCATTTTTCTAGTTTATTTTAGATTTATTGTTGCAATCTAATGTAGATTTAAAGCTGCACTTACAAGATTTATCATTTGGTGAGTCATGCCGAGTCGGGCCTAGCTTATCCCGCAGGTCGAGTTGAATGGTTGTCATTCGATCCATGAGTCATGCTTAGCACAACATAGGATCAGACATGATTAAGGGTACAAACTAATTTAATCGGATCGAATAgtttaaaaatattgatatttgaatTGCATGTGTGATATTTAAATTCGAtttgaagtttcaaaaaaatatgTGTGATATTTAGATtcgatttaaaatttgaaaatacaaataatTTGGACTCCATCTTCTGTTCTGTTGATAGAGTTTAGTTTGAGTTGTTTGAAATGGctcaaaaaatttgaatttagtttAGAGCTATTGGAATTTTAGTTTAAGCATATTCGAATTAAAGTTGTGTACAACAtgataaaaatattattagattCGAATTCTACTtatgaataataaaataaaatagttggCTGGTTAACAATCAAATGCTTAAATTTTACTTGAAAATTTGTTGAAGATGTTTGAGTTTGCCTCGCAAACTGACTTAATTAGTTTGCACCCTTAAGTATGACAGTATGACTCAGTCTATTTATTTAAACAATAAAAGCTATGACTTGTTTAaatgaatcaatttttttttttataattcatgtATCTAATTTTTGCAATCCTATTAATATGGAAGGCAATTAGTTTGGTCCCACCGAAGTTTTTTTATGGGCtattgatccggcgataagaacaggggaccctcgttgtaaggggtcaacgccacgtggaagttaaAGAGCCGGGCGGTCCATCGAAGAAGGTCGGACTAGCTAGGCTGACCGACCGGGCGGCCAGATTGGATGACCGGATAAATTGGGCTGACCGTCCGGGCGGCCATCCGGTGTTTAGCTAAGGGCAAAAAGGCACCCTTATGgaaggggttccgacgctcattgggtaagatcgtagggccgagcgtaCAGCACGCTCAGCCGAAGACATTAAGCATACTGCTGACAGTCACCACAAAGCACTACCGATAGTTTCCCAAGTGCACTATCATACGTGACCAGTCGGACAGAAGACGGACATGGGCCGGCCAGATATCGGAGgtcgtccggccggacgctcgacgGTCAGCTGGTCGACGTCCGCTAGTGCAAGAATCGagtggaaaaggacaagggacatctttttctgacagcaagtAGGTCgcacgtgtaggccatgctccaaatcttatgacagggaattccgttgtcccatcaaggacatgcggggactgtagcagtatggggtcaggtaagctcactgacggGCCTTTACTGTGGTATGGGcagaggacacgtgtacacctcggtatgtgtgcacctgCTTCTCCATAACCCTATATAAAGCCTCtcatccttcaccggaggtacgtttTTTTTGGGCTATGCgttctgagactttgggagccaccctTTTTATCGttatttacctgacttgagcgtcggagggtcgccgccgggaaccccttcccggcccgactttagtgcaggttcgccggagcatcgTGCCACCCGTCGAAGATCCACATCAGCAGTCGAAGagtgccccgtgcccagcgtccgttgattcggccttcggacaggatcaatttggcgccgtctgtgggaacgctcctgcatccgaacggaaacaatggacgaggctggacgacaacacacgatgACGctctcgaacgaggaactcgacgctctgatagaGATAAGGGCTGCccagcttgtggagcaaaaacagaaagtaaCAGCTGAGCGGCCGaagaagcaagcaacgtcagcgtctggtggtctaGCGGAAACACCATCGGCTACCGTTCTATTCCTTCGGGCCCTATTCCGGACGCCTCCTGATGCTGTGGCAGTGAATCGCAATCGgggatcttcgtcagatgaaataccagtacgggacaacagaaaaggcaaggccctccgagcggacgcttctcccgagcggaagcaccgactgccacagtcccatctccctcaaaagcagatacttcatctcccgaattcgacttatagcaagcccctccttctggaacctcaagagcgggagtttgatgtcaggcgatgaatcgaccgcatacgaggaagttgggtggacgagccgccgagcggatgaagatggattgacacttggatccaccatgaagcgcaaattatctccagcctgtCTGGGGCAGGGCGAGAGGTGCACCAATAGAATATGTGTTGTATATTCTccgtttggttgtatatttgaaatgcagaagGCAAAATGTTATAATGTGCGCAATTGGAATTATCGGTcgagcggcctatcttcatggtgtATAAGATCTGAGCCAAGCGCTCTTGGCTCGATGAAGAAGGccttgagccgttcggctggaggtatagtatccgagccaggcGCTCGATGGCGAAGGCTCGTGGAGCAATGGgagcagaaggctcaagtaaaaggataaagcagcaggccgcctccacctctggtaggccgagcggccatggaggaccgaccgggaagtttcgccatcctcctggccttgataaatttcgatgagtacattgtatccacctcactccatgggtattcgggagttgagaaattgagtcagatcttATGTTGATCGGCAGGTTAGTCTTTCAGATATAGTTTCTTTCGGGCATAGGAATCATCGTAATTTTCCGAAAGAAGGCCCGTGccattcggccgggcgtatatcatcgaagccaaaggctcgaggacgaaggccccgagccgttcggccagagGTTAATtattcgagccaagcgctcgaggacgaaggccccgagccgattcggccggaggttaagtagccgagccacaggctcgatgacgaaggccccgagccgttcggccggaggtatagtatccgagcctagcgctcgaggacgaaggccccgagccgttcggccagagGTTAATTAttcgagccaagagctcgatgacgaaggccccgagccgttaggtcggaggtatagtatccgagcctagcgctcgaggacgaaggccccgagccgttcggccggaggttaattattcgagccaagcgctcgaggacgaaggccccgcgccgttcggccggaggttaattAGCCGAGCCATGGGCTTGaggacgaaggccccgcgccgttcggccggaggtaaagtAGCCGAGCCACAGGCTtgatgacgaaggccccgagccgttcggccggaggtatagtatccgagcctagcgctcgaggacgaaggccccgagccgttcggccggaggttaattattcgagccaagcgctcgaggacgaaggccccgcgccgttcggccggaggttaattAGCCGAGCCATGGGCTTGaggacgaaggccccgcgccgttcggccggaggtaaagtagccgagccacaggctcgatggtgaagacccccgagccgatcggccgggtttgaattagccctcagggccgtcgagctccgacgttaaatatcgagagatgagccggcgtctataaataatccgagcggaagaccgtcgagctccgacgttaaata contains:
- the LOC122008955 gene encoding uncharacterized protein LOC122008955 isoform X4; this encodes MNQCQGLNMCQARLQIGHKKKLKFCTYSYLMGIRKYIKISAMLRKKTIRDVALMCQSITHKETGKRQKMKEYYAAGKTKDMLDKMGSPSSTANISMAPTLLTGNHMKIQDSIPSEAPSLEHILDENNKLMDAIAKNIDRGMLEENINLFHYVKNNISIIENRICVMSTTINKFPGSMRQMPILRVSINDELLASLINHTNNNITGALPMNNYQLDTICITPNIRGFREHT
- the LOC122008955 gene encoding uncharacterized protein LOC122008955 isoform X3; protein product: MNQCQGLNMCQARLQIGHKKKLKFCTYSYLMGIRKYIKISAMLRKKTIRDVALMCQSITLLFYQTWSCIHKETGKRQKMKEYYAAGKTKDMLDKMGSPSSTANISMAPTLLTGNHMKIQDSIPSEAPSLEHILDENNKLMDAIAKNIDRGMLEENINLFHYVKNNISIIENRICVMSTTINKFPGSMRQMPILRVSINDELLASLINHTNNNITGALPMNNYQLDTICITPNIRGFREHT